In Gadus chalcogrammus isolate NIFS_2021 chromosome 1, NIFS_Gcha_1.0, whole genome shotgun sequence, one DNA window encodes the following:
- the jph2 gene encoding junctophilin-2 — translation MSGGRFEFDDGGAFCGGWEGGKAHGHGICTGPKGQGEFSGSWNYGFEVVGVYTWPSGNTYEGYWSQGKRHGLGVETKGHWIYRGEWTHGFKGRYGSRLSVGSGAKYEGTWNNGLQDGYGTETYADGGTFQGQFTGGMRHGYGVRQSVPFGMAAVVRSPLRTSLTSLRSEQSNGAVLQQDVPMITTTNAAGEETCTPTPTQLGPSRGGFALTLQVDPEAVKPKKKGLFNRGSLLGKLKKSDSRTSLSSQKSKISFLRTESALSSNNSDANSTISIGDDSLAGAEDFPPVEADIDATTTEVYMGEWKNDKRSGYGISERSSGLKYEGEWLNNQRHGYGCTSFPEGGKEEGKYLNNMLVKAMKKRVINIRGTKIKQKVERGLEGGQRAAAIAKQKAEIAASRTCHAKAKAEGADQAAMASNSESSIARLVATELSPSFHQPGPEYLRKRLLQDGVEDNVDTDMHEPLLAEEEPLPTPPESPSMNELDRLMPGSTPARTPSPSPGITNREDPLLLRPGSWSGEKSSRGGGSAASSRANSRTASRPTTPSSSASVPAPAPTSAPEGPEVAAPSGPEVAAPSGPPSRQSSAGEPGSDLEIKPLQKFDGEESAAEPVDPVGTGLVSHDEDQAAQPIVKAPPKAADKPEPEPAETPGEPTPPSAPPSRAASAPPSRAASVPRISVEPSSRTPSRTGSRSETKPVERQEPSPAPSPTPKLQAKVVAKPVEAKAVIGQPAVTSPATVETKVEAKQKTVMKVPSKERTVDSVELEGPNTIMICMVILLNIGLAILFVHILS, via the exons ATGAGTGGAGGTCGCTTTGAATTTGATGACGGCGGAGCTTTCTGTGGAGGTTGGGAAGGAGGTAAGGCTCACGGACATGGGATCTGCACTGGACCCAAAGGGCAGGGGGAATTCTCTGGCTCCTGGAATTACGGATTCGAAGTGGTTGGGGTCTACACCTGGCCCAGTGGGAACACCTACGAGGGGTACTGGTCACAGGGAAAACGACACGGTCTCGGGGTAGAAACCAAGGGACACTGGATTTACAGAGGGGAATGGACCCATGGCTTCAAAGGAAGATACGGCTCGCGTCTGAGTGTTGGCAGTGGGGCCAAGTACGAGGGGACCTGGAATAATGGACTTCAGGATGGATATGGCACAGAGACCTATGCTGATGGAG gcacgttcCAGGGCCAGTTCACGGGGGGCATGCGTCACGGCTACGGGGTCCGCCAGAGCGTCCCCTTTGGCATGGCGGCCGTGGTGCGCTCCCCGCTCCGCACCTCGCTCACCTCCCTGCGCAGCGAGCAGAGCAACGGCGCTGTGCTGCAGCAGGACGTCCCGatgatcaccaccaccaacgcgGCGGGGGAGGAGACCTGCACCCCCACGCCCACACAGCTGGGGCCGTCCCGCGGCGGCTTCGCCCTCACCCTCCAGGTGGACCCCGAGGCCGTCAAGCCCAAGAAGAAGGGCCTGTTCAACAGAGGCTCCCTGCTGGGCAAGCTGAAGAAGTCGGACTCGCGCACCTCCCTGTCCAGCCAGAAGAGCAAGATCAGCTTCCTGAGGACCGAGTCGGCGCTCAGCTCCAACAACAGCGACGCAAACTCCACCATCAGCATCGGGGATGACAGCCTGGCCGGCGCCGAGGACTTCCCCCCCGTGGAGGCGGACATCGACGCCACCACCACGGAGGTGTACATGGGCGAGTGGAAGAACGACAAGCGCTCGGGGTACGGAATAAGCGAGCGGTCCAGCGGGCTGAAGTACGAGGGAGAGTGGCTGAACAACCAGAGACACGGCTACGGATGCACCAGCTTCCCCGAGGGCGGGAAGGAGGAGGGCAAGTACCTCAACAACATGCTGGTCAAGGCCATGAAGAAGAGGGTGATCAACATCAGAGGCACCAAGATCAAGCAGAAGGTTGAGCGGGGGCTGGAGGGCGGGCAGAGGGCCGCCGCCATCGCCAAGCAGAAGGCCGAGATCGCGGCGTCCAG GACGTGCCACGCCAAGGCCAAGGCGGAGGGAGCAGACCAGGCGGCCATGGCCTCCAACTCAGAGTCCAGCATCGCCCGCCTGGTGGCCACAGAGCTGTCCCCTTCGTTTCACCAGCCAG GTCCAGAGTATCTGAGGAAGCGCTTACTCCAGGACGGGGTTGAGGACAACGTGGACACCGACATGCACGAGCCGCTGCTGGCCGAGGAGGAGCCCCTGCCCACGCCCCCGGAGAGCCCGTCCATGAACGAGCTGGACCGCCTCATGCCTGGCTCCACTCCGGCCCGCACGCCCTCCCCCAGCCCTGGCATCACCAACAGGGAGGACCCCCTGCTGCTCCGACCAGGGAGCTGGAGCGGAGAGAAGAGCAGCAGAGGTGGAGGCAGCGCAGCCAGCAGCAGAGCCAACAGCAGAACCGCCAGCCGCCCCACCACCCCTTCGTCCTCCGCTTCTGTGCCGGCCCCGGCACCGACCTCGGCCCCCGAGGGCCCCGAGGTGGCGGCCCCCTCCGGCCCCGAGGTGGCggccccctccggccccccgaGCCGCCAGAGCAGCGCGGGGGAGCCGGGCTCGGACCTGGAGATCAAGCCGCTGCAGAAGTTCGACGGCGAGGAGAGCGCCGCCGAGCCCGTGGACCCCGTGGGAACCGGCCTCGTCTCCCACGACGAAGACCAAGCCGCCCAGCCCATCGTCAAGGCTCCGCCCAAAGCTGCCGACAAGCCCGAGCCAGAACCCGCCGAGACGCCCGGCGAGCCGACCCCGCCGTCCGCCCCTCCGTCACGGGCCGCGTCCGCCCCTCCGTCCCGGGCCGCGTCCGTCCCTAGGATCAGCGTGGAACCCAGCAGCAGAACGCCCAGCAGGACGGGCAGCCGGTCGGAGACCAAGCCAGTCGAGAGACAGGAGCCCAGTCCCGCTCCGTCTCCCACACCCAAACTTCAAGCGAAGGTTGTAGCCAAGCCGGTAGAAgccaaggctgtgattggccagccaGCGGTGACATCACCAGCCACGGTGGAGACCAAAGTAGAGGCCAAGCAAAAGACAGTCATGAAGGTTCCGAGCAAAGAGAGGACTGTAGATTCTGTGGAGTTAGAG GGTCCGAACACAATCATGATCTGTATGGTCATCCTTCTGAACATCGGCCTGGCCATTCTCTTCGTACACATCTTGTCATGA
- the LOC130376952 gene encoding tubulin alpha chain-like: MRECISVHVGQAGVQMGNACWELYCLEHGIQPDGQMPSMKVSSGGGDDSFNTFFSETGAGKHVPRAVFVDLEPTVIDEVRTGTYRQLFHPEQLITGKEDAANNYARGHYTIGKEIIELVMDRMRKLADQCTGLQGFLVFHSFGGGTGSGFTSLLMERLSVDYGKKSKLEFAIYPAPQVSTAVVEPYNSILTTHTTLEHSDCAFMVDNEAIYDICRRNLDIDRPSYTNLNRLISQIVSSITASLRFDGALNVDLTEFQTNLVPYPRIHFPLATYAPVISAEKAYHEQLTVSEITNACFEPANQMVKCDPRHGKYMACCLLYRGDVVPKDVNAAIASIKTKRSIQFVDWCPTGFKVGINYQPPTVVPGGDLAKVQRAVCMLSNTTAIAEAWARLDHKFDLMYAKRAFVHWYVGEGMEEGEFSEAREDMAALEKDYEEVGADSVGDGEGDEEY, translated from the exons ATG AGGGAATGTATCTCAGTCCACGTTGGTCAGGCCGGTGTCCAGATGGGCAATGCATGCTGGGAACTCTACTGTCTGGAGCATGGGATCCAGCCTGATGGGCAGATGCCCAGCATGAAGGTCTCttctggaggaggagacgatTCCTTCAACACCTTCTTCAGTGAGACTGGAGCTGGGAAGCACGTCCCCAGAGCTGTTTTTGTAGACCTGGAGCCAACTGTCATTG ACGAGGTGCGCACTGGGACCTACCGCCAGCTGTTCCACCCTGAGCAGCTGATTACTGGTAAGGAGGATGCAGCCAACAACTACGCCCGTGGACACTACACCATCGGCAAGGAGATCATCGAACTAGTGATGGACAGGATGCGCAAGCTG GCTGACCAGTGCACTGGGCTCCAGGGCTTCCTGGTGTTCCACAGCTTTGGAGGTGGCACCGGTTCTGGTTTCACCTCCCTGCTGATGGAGCGTCTATCAGTTGATTATGGCAAGAAGTCCAAACTGGAGTTTGCCATCTACCCAGCTCCCCAGGTCTCCACTGCTGTGGTGGAGCCCTACAACTCCATCCTCACCACGCACACCACCCTAGAGCACTCTGACTGTGCCTTCATGGTAGACAATGAGGCCATCTATGATATTTGCCGTAGGAACCTAGATATTGACCGTCCTTCCTATACCAACCTCAACAGGCTGATCAGTCAGATTGTGTCCTCCATCACTGCTTCCCTCCGTTTTGATGGTGCTCTTAACGTTGATCTGACAGAGTTCCAGACCAACTTGGTGCCCTATCCCCGTATTCATTTCCCTCTGGCCACCTATGCCCCGGTCATCTCTGCTGAAAAGGCATACCATGAGCAGTTAACGGTTTCGGAAATCACCAATGCCTGCTTTGAGCCGGCCAATCAGATGGTGAAATGCGACCCACGCCACGGCAAATACATGGCCTGCTGCCTTTTGTACCGTGGTGATGTGGTGCCCAAAGATGTCAATGCAGCCATTGCCTCCATTAAAACCAAACGCTCGATTCAGTTCGTAGACTGGTGCCCAACTGGTTTCAAGGTTGGCATCAACTACCAGCCCCCCACTGTAGTTCCTGGTGGAGATCTGGCCAAGGTCCAGAGGGCTGTATGTATGCTGAGCAACACCACTGCCATCGCAGAGGCCTGGGCTCGTCTTGACCACAAGTTTGATCTGATGTATGCCAAGCGGGCCTTTGTGCACTGGTATGTGGGTGAGGgtatggaggagggagagttcTCTGAGGCCAGAGAGGACATGGCAGCCCTGGAGAAGGATTATGAGGAGGTGGGAGCTGACAGTGTTGGAGATGGGGAGGGTGATGAGGAGTATTAG
- the LOC130376866 gene encoding tubulin alpha-1B chain, giving the protein MRECISIHVGQAGVQIGNACWELYCLEHGIQPDGQMPSDKAIGGGDDSFNTFFSETGAGKHVPRAVFVDLEPTVIDEVRSGIYRQLFHPEQLITGKEDAANNYARGHYTIGKEIIDLVLDRVRKLSDQCTGLQGFLVFHSFGGGTGSGFTSLLMERLSVDYGKKSKLEFSIYPAPQVSTAVVEPYNAILTTHTTLEHSDCAFMVDNEAIYDICRRNLDIERPSYTNLNRLISQIVSSITASLRFDGALNVDLTEFQTNLVPYPRIHFPLATYAPVISAEKAYHEQLSVGEITNACFEPANQMVKCDPRHGKYMACCLLYRGDVVPKDVNAAIASIKTKRSIQFVDWCPTGFKVGINYQPPTVVPGGDLAKVQRAVCMLSNTTAIAEAWARLDHKFDLMYAKRAFVHWYVGEGMEEGEFSEAREDMAALEKDYEEVGVDSVEGEGEEEGEEY; this is encoded by the exons ATG CGTGAGTGTATCTCCATCCATGTGGGTCAGGCCGGTGTCCAGATTGGCAATGCATGCTGGGAACTCTACTGTCTGGAGCATGGGATCCAGCCTGATGGGCAGATGCCCAGTGATAAAGCCATCGGAGGAGGAGATGATTCCTTCAACACCTTCTTCAGTGAGACTGGAGCTGGGAAGCACGTCCCCAGGGCTGTTTTTGTAGACCTGGAGCCAACTGTCATTG ATGAGGTGCGCTCTGGGATCTACCGCCAGCTGTTCCACCCTGAGCAGCTGATTACTGGTAAGGAGGATGCAGCCAACAACTACGCCCGTGGACACTACACCATCGGCAAGGAGATCATCGACTTGGTGCTGGACAGGGTCCGCAAGCTG TCTGACCAGTGCACTGGGCTCCAGGGCTTCCTGGTGTTCCACAGCTTTGGAGGTGGCACCGGTTCTGGTTTCACCTCCCTGCTGATGGAGCGTCTATCAGTTGACTATGGCAAGAAGTCCAAACTGGAGTTCTCCATCTACCCAGCTCCACAGGTCTCCACTGCTGTGGTGGAGCCCTACAACGCCATCCTCACCACGCACACCACCCTAGAGCACTCTGACTGTGCCTTCATGGTAGACAATGAGGCCATCTATGATATTTGCCGTAGGAATCTAGATATTGAGCGTCCTTCCTATACCAACCTCAACAGGCTGATCAGTCAGATTGTGTCCTCCATCACTGCTTCCCTCCGTTTTGATGGTGCTCTTAACGTTGATCTGACAGAGTTCCAGACCAACTTGGTGCCCTATCCCCGTATTCATTTCCCTCTGGCCACCTATGCCCCGGTCATCTCTGCTGAGAAGGCATACCATGAGCAGCTCTCTGTGGGTGAAATCACCAATGCCTGCTTTGAGCCGGCCAATCAGATGGTGAAATGCGACCCACGCCACGGCAAATACATGGCCTGCTGCCTTTTGTACCGTGGTGATGTGGTGCCCAAAGATGTCAATGCTGCCATTGCCTCCATTAAAACTAAACGCTCGATTCAGTTCGTAGACTGGTGCCCAACTGGTTTCAAGGTTGGCATCAACTACCAGCCCCCCACTGTAGTTCCTGGTGGAGATCTGGCCAAGGTCCAGAGGGCTGTATGTATGCTGAGCAACACCACTGCCATCGCAGAGGCCTGGGCTCGTCTTGACCACAAGTTTGATCTGATGTATGCCAAGCGGGCCTTTGTGCACTGGTATGTGGGTGAGGgtatggaggagggagagttcTCTGAGGCCAGGGAGGACATGGCAGCCCTGGAGAAGGATTATGAGGAGGTGGGAGTCGATTCAgttgagggtgagggagaggaggaaggagaggagtatTAA
- the LOC130377340 gene encoding tubulin alpha-1B chain-like, with amino-acid sequence MRECISINVGQAGVQIGNACWELYCLEHGIQPDGQMPSDKAIGGGDDSFNTFFSETGAGKHVPRAVFVDLEQTVIDEVRTGTYRQLFHPEQLITGKEDAANNYARGHYTIGKEIIDLVLDRVRKLADQCTGLQGFLVFHSFGGGTGSGFTSLLMERLSVDYGKKSKLEFSIYPAPQVSTAVVEPYNAILTTHTTLEHSDCAFMVDNEAIYDICRRNLDIERPSYTNLNRLISQIVSSITASLRFDGALNVDLTEFQTNLVPYPRIHFPLATYAPVISAEKAYHEQLSVGEITNACFEPANQMVKCDPRHGKYMACCLLYRGDVVPKDVNAAIASIKTKRSIQFVDWCPTGFKVGINYQPPTVVPGGDLAKVQRAVCMLSNTTAIAEAWARLDHKFDLMYAKRAFVHWYVGEGMEEGEFSEAREDMAALEKDYEEVGVDSVEGEGEEEGEEY; translated from the exons ATG CGTGAGTGTATCTCCATCAATGTGGGTCAGGCCGGTGTCCAGATTGGCAATGCATGCTGGGAACTCTATTGTCTGGAGCATGGGATCCAGCCTGATGGGCAGATGCCCAGTGATAAAGCCATCGGAGGAGGAGATGATTCCTTCAACACCTTCTTCAGTGAGACTGGAGCTGGGAAGCACGTCCCCAGGGCTGTTTTTGTAGACCTGGAGCAAACGGTCATTG ATGAGGTGCGCACTGGGACCTACCGCCAGCTGTTCCACCCTGAGCAGCTGATTACTGGTAAGGAGGATGCAGCCAACAACTACGCCCGTGGACACTACACCATCGGCAAGGAGATCATCGACTTGGTGCTGGACAGGGTCCGCAAGCTG GCTGACCAGTGCACTGGGCTCCAGGGCTTCCTGGTGTTCCACAGCTTTGGAGGTGGCACCGGTTCTGGTTTCACCTCCCTGCTGATGGAGCGTCTATCAGTTGATTATGGCAAGAAGTCCAAACTGGAGTTCTCCATCTACCCAGCTCCCCAGGTCTCCACTGCTGTGGTGGAGCCCTACAACGCCATCCTCACCACGCACACCACCCTAGAGCACTCTGACTGTGCCTTCATGGTAGACAATGAGGCCATCTATGACATTTGCCGTAGGAATCTAGATATTGAGCGTCCTTCCTATACCAACCTCAACAGGCTGATCAGTCAGATTGTGTCCTCCATCACTGCTTCCCTTCGTTTTGATGGTGCTCTTAACGTTGATCTGACAGAGTTCCAGACCAATTTGGTGCCCTATCCCCGTATTCATTTCCCTCTGGCCACCTATGCCCCGGTCATCTCTGCTGAGAAGGCATACCATGAGCAGCTCTCTGTGGGTGAAATTACCAATGCCTGCTTTGAGCCGGCCAATCAGATGGTGAAATGCGACCCACGCCACGGCAAATACATGGCCTGCTGCCTTTTGTACCGTGGTGATGTGGTGCCCAAAGATGTCAATGCTGCCATTGCCTCCATTAAAACCAAACGCTCGATTCAGTTCGTAGACTGGTGCCCAACTGGTTTCAAGGTTGGCATCAACTACCAGCCCCCCACTGTAGTTCCTGGTGGAGATCTGGCCAAGGTCCAGAGGGCTGTATGTATGCTGAGCAACACCACTGCCATCGCAGAGGCCTGGGCTCGTCTTGACCACAAGTTTGATCTGATGTATGCCAAGCGGGCCTTTGTGCACTGGTATGTGGGTGAGGgtatggaggagggagagttcTCTGAGGCCAGAGAGGACATGGCAGCCCTGGAGAAGGATTATGAGGAGGTGGGAGTCGATTCAgttgagggtgagggagaggaggaaggagaggagtacTAA